One Clostridium sp. CM027 genomic window carries:
- a CDS encoding methylaspartate ammonia-lyase, which yields MKIIDVVCSTGRTGFYFDDQRAIKKGADHDGFTYVGAPVTEGFTSIRQAGESISVMIILEDGQVAYGDCAAVQYSGAGGRDPLFLAKDFIPIIEKEIAPKLIGRELESFKSLAEEFDHMLVNGKRLHTAMRYGITQAILDAVAKAKKVTMAEIVRDEYKTGVDIKRIDIFTQSGDDRYASADKMIIKGADVMPHALINNVEEKLGLKGEKLLAYVEWLKNRVLKIRTSESYNPIFHIDVYGTIGLAFNNDIKAMADYIATLEEAAKPFKLRIEGPMDVEHRERQVESLAGLTAELDNRKINVELVADEWCNTYEDVVLFADKKAGHMLQIKTPDLGGVNNIIESILYCKKQGRGAYCGGTCNETNRSAEVCTNIAIACGADQCLAKPGMGVDEGYMIVNNEMNRVVALVNRKK from the coding sequence ATGAAAATTATTGATGTAGTGTGTTCAACAGGAAGAACAGGATTTTATTTTGACGACCAAAGAGCTATAAAAAAAGGTGCAGACCATGATGGATTTACATATGTAGGTGCGCCAGTGACAGAAGGATTTACATCAATTAGACAAGCTGGAGAGTCAATATCAGTAATGATTATACTTGAAGATGGTCAAGTAGCTTACGGAGACTGTGCAGCAGTACAATATTCAGGAGCCGGTGGAAGAGATCCATTATTCCTTGCAAAAGATTTTATACCAATTATAGAAAAAGAAATAGCACCAAAATTAATAGGTAGAGAATTAGAAAGCTTTAAATCACTCGCAGAAGAGTTTGATCACATGTTAGTTAATGGTAAAAGGCTTCATACAGCAATGAGATACGGAATAACTCAAGCTATTCTAGATGCTGTCGCAAAAGCTAAAAAAGTAACTATGGCAGAGATTGTACGCGACGAATACAAAACTGGAGTAGATATCAAGAGAATTGATATTTTCACACAATCAGGTGATGATAGATATGCAAGTGCAGATAAAATGATAATAAAAGGTGCAGACGTAATGCCTCACGCACTTATAAATAACGTAGAAGAGAAATTAGGGCTTAAGGGTGAAAAATTACTCGCTTATGTTGAATGGTTAAAAAATAGAGTATTAAAAATAAGAACTAGCGAGAGTTATAATCCAATATTCCACATAGATGTATATGGAACAATAGGACTAGCTTTTAATAATGATATAAAAGCTATGGCAGATTATATAGCAACACTCGAAGAAGCTGCAAAACCATTCAAGTTAAGGATAGAAGGACCTATGGATGTTGAGCATAGAGAAAGACAAGTTGAATCGTTAGCTGGATTAACAGCAGAACTTGATAATAGAAAAATTAATGTGGAACTAGTTGCAGACGAATGGTGTAACACATATGAAGACGTAGTGTTATTTGCTGATAAGAAAGCGGGCCACATGCTTCAAATAAAAACTCCAGACTTAGGTGGAGTTAACAACATAATTGAATCAATACTATACTGCAAAAAGCAGGGCCGTGGAGCATACTGTGGTGGAACATGTAACGAAACTAACAGATCTGCAGAAGTTTGCACAAACATAGCTATTGCTTGTGGAGCAGATCAATGCTTAGCAAAACCAGGTATGGGTGTAGATGAAGGTTACATGATAGTTAACAATGAAATGAATAGAGTTGTAGCTTTAGTTAATAGAAAAAAATAA
- the glmL gene encoding methylaspartate mutase accessory protein GlmL, protein MDAYLLVDFGSTYTKLTVVDIAKEEIIATAKDITTIEDNIMIGYEKAYAKIEPILKDKNVNLINKLACSSAAGGLKMIAIGLVPDLTAEAAKRAALGAGARVLKVYSYELTLTEIEEIKNSDLDIILLAGGTNGGNKECIIHNAKMLADNGVKLPIVVAGNKVASDEIRQILTDAKMYFSITKNVMPTLSKLNVEPAREEIRKVFMEKIIDAKGLSNAEDLVKGILMPTPAAVLKAATILSEGSDEEKGLGDLIIIDIGGATTDVHSIAEGEPTKSGVSIRGLEEPFAKRTVEGDLGMRYSAVSLREAAGSRKIRKYLGDTERKIDIEANCKYRIEHIKMVPTTKEEIEFDEAMAKVATDISMERHVGTVEHTNTPMGAMYTQTGKDLMEVKYMIGTGGALIHSDNPQEILKAGAFSAENPTYLKPRDAMYLIDKTYILSAMGLLSQDYPDKAVRIMKKYLVKV, encoded by the coding sequence GTGGATGCATATTTGCTTGTAGATTTTGGAAGTACATATACGAAATTAACTGTTGTAGATATAGCAAAAGAAGAAATAATTGCTACGGCTAAGGACATAACGACAATTGAAGACAATATAATGATCGGTTATGAAAAAGCCTATGCAAAAATAGAACCAATATTAAAAGACAAAAATGTTAATCTTATTAATAAATTAGCATGCTCCTCAGCCGCGGGAGGCCTTAAGATGATAGCCATTGGACTAGTGCCAGATCTAACTGCAGAAGCTGCTAAAAGAGCAGCACTTGGAGCTGGAGCTAGAGTATTAAAAGTATATAGCTATGAATTAACATTGACTGAAATTGAAGAAATTAAAAATTCAGACTTAGATATAATACTTCTTGCAGGTGGAACTAATGGTGGCAATAAGGAATGCATTATACACAATGCAAAAATGTTAGCTGACAATGGAGTTAAATTACCAATAGTAGTAGCTGGGAATAAAGTAGCAAGTGATGAAATAAGACAAATACTCACTGACGCTAAAATGTATTTTAGCATTACTAAAAATGTAATGCCAACTTTGAGTAAACTAAATGTAGAGCCGGCTAGAGAAGAAATTAGAAAAGTCTTTATGGAAAAAATTATTGACGCTAAAGGGCTAAGTAATGCAGAAGATTTAGTGAAGGGCATTTTAATGCCAACACCAGCGGCCGTTTTAAAGGCAGCTACGATACTTAGTGAAGGCAGTGATGAAGAAAAAGGTCTAGGAGATTTAATAATTATCGACATTGGTGGAGCAACAACGGATGTACATTCTATAGCAGAGGGAGAACCTACAAAGTCTGGCGTTTCAATAAGAGGCCTAGAAGAACCTTTTGCAAAAAGAACTGTTGAAGGTGACCTTGGTATGAGATACTCTGCAGTTTCTTTGAGGGAAGCGGCCGGTAGCAGAAAAATCAGAAAGTACTTAGGGGACACAGAAAGAAAAATTGATATTGAAGCAAATTGTAAATATAGAATAGAGCATATAAAAATGGTTCCTACAACTAAGGAAGAAATAGAATTTGATGAGGCTATGGCGAAAGTAGCCACAGATATATCTATGGAAAGACATGTAGGTACTGTGGAACACACAAACACTCCTATGGGAGCTATGTACACTCAAACAGGAAAAGATCTTATGGAAGTAAAGTATATGATAGGTACAGGTGGAGCATTAATACATAGTGATAATCCACAAGAAATTTTAAAAGCGGGAGCCTTTAGTGCAGAGAATCCAACGTATTTAAAGCCGCGGGATGCAATGTATTTGATTGATAAAACTTATATATTATCTGCAATGGGATTATTGTCTCAAGATTACCCAGACAAAGCTGTTAGAATCATGAAAAAGTATTTAGTAAAAGTATAA
- a CDS encoding methylaspartate mutase subunit E: MELRNKKWTDEEFFEVRKEVVSQWPTGKEVDLKEAVEYNKRIPEHKDFAKKLIKAKEEGVTLAQPRAGVALIDKHIELLKHLEEQGGADLLPTTIDSYTRLNRYDECEIGIQESLKAGRSLLNGFPGVNHGVKGGRKVFEAVNSPLQARHGTPDGRLLAEITHASGWTSNEGGGISYNIPYAKNVTLAKSVLDWQYCDRLVGFYEEQGVSFNREPFGPLTGTLVPPSTSNAIAIIEALLAAEQGVKNITVGYGQCGNLIQDVAAIRALEEQCDEYLKANGYKDIYLTTVLHQWMGGFPEDEAKAFGVIATGAATAALAGATKVIVKTPHEAIGIPTKEANAMGIRCTKMALNLLKGQRMPMSKELQTEIEVIKAETKCMLDKMYEIGKGDLAIATVKGFEMGIIDVPFAPSKYNAGKMMPARDNNGAIRYLKFGNLPFTQELKNFNMKKLEDRAKFENRDISFQMTIDDIFAVGKGVLIGRPQNK, from the coding sequence GTGGAATTAAGAAATAAAAAATGGACGGATGAAGAGTTCTTTGAGGTTAGAAAAGAAGTAGTAAGTCAATGGCCAACAGGTAAAGAGGTAGATTTAAAAGAAGCTGTAGAATATAACAAGAGAATCCCAGAGCATAAAGACTTTGCAAAAAAATTAATAAAAGCTAAAGAAGAAGGAGTAACACTCGCGCAACCAAGAGCAGGTGTTGCGTTAATTGATAAGCATATCGAATTATTAAAACACTTAGAGGAACAAGGCGGAGCAGATTTACTACCAACTACAATAGATAGTTATACAAGACTGAATAGATATGATGAATGTGAAATTGGAATACAAGAAAGTTTAAAGGCGGGAAGATCTTTACTAAACGGATTCCCAGGAGTTAATCATGGAGTTAAAGGTGGTAGAAAAGTTTTTGAAGCTGTAAATTCTCCATTGCAAGCAAGACACGGAACTCCAGATGGAAGATTATTAGCTGAAATCACTCATGCTTCAGGTTGGACTTCAAATGAAGGAGGCGGTATTTCTTACAATATTCCATATGCTAAAAATGTAACTTTAGCAAAATCAGTTTTAGATTGGCAATATTGTGATAGACTTGTTGGGTTTTATGAAGAACAAGGAGTCTCATTTAATAGAGAGCCTTTTGGACCATTAACAGGAACTTTAGTGCCACCTAGTACGTCAAATGCAATTGCAATAATTGAAGCTTTACTTGCTGCAGAGCAAGGAGTTAAAAACATTACAGTTGGATATGGTCAGTGCGGAAATTTAATACAGGATGTTGCAGCTATAAGAGCATTAGAAGAGCAATGCGACGAATACTTAAAAGCTAATGGATATAAAGATATATATTTAACCACGGTATTACATCAATGGATGGGAGGCTTCCCTGAAGATGAAGCGAAAGCTTTTGGAGTTATAGCTACGGGAGCTGCAACGGCAGCACTTGCAGGAGCAACAAAAGTAATAGTTAAAACTCCTCATGAGGCTATAGGAATTCCTACTAAAGAAGCTAATGCTATGGGAATAAGATGTACAAAGATGGCTTTAAACTTATTAAAAGGCCAAAGGATGCCTATGTCTAAAGAGTTGCAAACAGAGATAGAAGTAATAAAGGCTGAAACAAAGTGTATGTTAGATAAGATGTATGAAATCGGAAAAGGCGATTTAGCTATAGCGACAGTTAAAGGATTTGAAATGGGAATTATTGATGTACCATTTGCACCAAGTAAATATAATGCTGGTAAAATGATGCCTGCAAGAGATAATAATGGAGCGATAAGATACCTGAAATTTGGGAATCTACCATTTACACAAGAATTGAAAAATTTCAATATGAAAAAACTTGAAGATAGAGCAAAATTTGAAAACAGGGATATAAGCTTTCAAATGACTATAGATGATATATTTGCAGTAGGAAAAGGTGTACTTATAGGAAGACCACAGAATAAATAA